From the genome of Papaver somniferum cultivar HN1 chromosome 2, ASM357369v1, whole genome shotgun sequence, one region includes:
- the LOC113350563 gene encoding phosphoenolpyruvate carboxykinase (ATP)-like, with translation MAGNCNGAEFSFVGTANGNGVLARNGLAKIQTHEKKPNGICHDDTSAPVKAQTLNELHSFQKKKSAPTTPTKGSQGALFAEEDRSIQQLQSISASLASLTRETGPKVVKGDPAKKGAAEPPKASHVSHHHHHITPTLSISDSALKFTHILYNLSPAELYEQAIKYEHGSFITSSGALATLSGAKTGRSPRDKRVVRDETTEDELWWGKGSPNIEMDEHTFLVNRERAVDYLNSLDKVFVNDQFLNWDPENKIKVRIVSARAYHSLFMHNMCIRPTPEELEDFGTPDFTIYNAGQFPCNRYTHYMTSSTSIDLNLDRREMVILGTQYAGEMKKGLFSVMHYLMPKRQILSLHSGCNMGKDGDVALFFGLSGTGKTTLSTDHNRYLIGDDEHCWSENGVSNIEGGCYAKCIDLSGEKEPDIFNAIKFGAVLENIVFDEHSREVDYTDKSVTENTRAAYPIEYIPNAKIPCVGPHPKNVILLACDAFGVLPPVSKLNLAQTMYHFISGYTALVAGTEEGIKEPQATFSACFGAAFIMLHPTKYAAMLAEKMQKHGATGWLVNTGWSGGSYGSGNRIRLPYTRKIIDAIHSGGLLNAKFKKTEVFGLEIPTEVDGVPSEILDPVNTWSDKAAYKETLLKLGGLFRKNFDVFANYKIGKDNKLTEEILAAGPVF, from the exons ATGGCAGGAAACTGTAACGGTGCAGAATTCAGTTTTGTTGGTACTGCTAATGGAAATGGAGTTCTTGCAAGAAATGGATTAGCAAAGATACAAACACATGAAAAGAAACCAAATGGAATATGTCATGATGATACCTCAGCTCCCGTGAAAGCTCAGACTCTAAATGAACTTCATTCCTTTCAGAAGAAAAAATCTGCTCCTACTACTCCTACCAAAGGTTCTCAAGGAGCTTTGTTTGCTGAAGAAGATCGCAGTATTCAACAACTTCAATCCATAAG TGCTTCTTTAGCATCACTAACAAGGGAGACTGGACCGAAAGTGGTGAAAGGAGATCCAGCAAAGAAAGGAGCAGCTGAACCCCCAAAGGCTTCACATGTCTCACATCATCATCACCATATCACACCCACTCTCAGCATCAGCGACAGTGCTCTCAAGTTCACCCATATCCTATACAATCTCTCACCTGCAG AGCTGTATGAGCAGGCGATTAAGTATGAACATGGATCGTTCATAACATCAAGTGGAGCATTAGCAACTCTATCAGGTGCAAAAACTGGTAGATCTCCAAGAGATAAAAGAGTTGTTAGAGATGAAACAACTGAGGATGAGCTCTGGTGGGGGAA GGGCTCACCAAACATTGAAATGGATGAACACACCTTCTTGGTTAACAGAGAAAGAGCGGTGGATTACTTGAACTCACTGGATAAG GTGTTTGTGAATGATCAATTCTTGAACTGGGATCctgaaaacaaaatcaaagtCCGTATTGTATCAGCTAGAGCTTATCACTCCTTGTTTATGCACAACAT GTGTATTCGACCCACACCTGAAGAGCTGGAGGATTTCGGTACTCCAGACTTCACTATTTACAATGCTGGTCAGTTTCCATGTAATCGTTATACACATTACATGACTTCCTCCACTAGTATAGATCTTAATCTTGATAGGAGGGAAATGGTTATCCTCGGTACCCAGTATGCCGGGGAAATGAAGAAGGGTCTTTTCAGCGTTATGCATTACCTCATGCCCAAGCGCCAAATTCTCTCCCTGCACTCTGGTTGCAATATGGGAAAAGATGGCGATGTCGCCCTCTTCTTTGGTTTATCAG GTACTGGAAAGACAACTTTGTCTACCGACCACAATAGGTATTTAATTGGAGACGATGAGCACTGTTGGAGTGAGAATGGTGTTTCAAACATTGAAGGTGGATGCTATGCCAAGTGCATTGATCTCTCGGGAGAAAAAGAACCCGATATCTTCAACGCTATCAAGTTTGGAGCAG TGTTGGAAAATATTGTATTTGATGAGCACAGCCGAGAGGTGGACTATACAGACAAATCTGTGACAG AGAATACTCGTGCTGCGTACCCCATTGAATACATCCCCAACGCGAAGATACCATGTGTCGGTCCACACCCTAAGAATGTCATTCTTTTGGCATGTGATGCTTTTGGTGTGCTCCCACCAGTGAGCAAACTGAACCTGGCGCAAACCATGTATCACTTTATTAGTGGATACACTGCTCTG GTTGCTGGAACAGAGGAAGGAATCAAGGAACCACAGGCAACATTCTCGGCCTGTTTTGGAGCAGCATTCATTATGTTGCATCCTACCAAATATGCTGCTATGCTTGCTGAGAAGATGCAGAAGCACGGTGCTACGGGGTGGCTCGTCAACACTGGATGGTCTGGTGGAAG CTATGGTTCAGGTAACCGCATTAGGTTGCCCTACACCCGAAAGATCATTGACGCAATCCATTCTGGCGGTCTCCTGAATGCAAAGTTCAAGAAGACCGAAGTATTTGGACTCGAGATTCCTACTGAAGTCGATGGAGTTCCATCAGAAATCTTGGACCCAGTGAACACT TGGTCAGATAAAGCTGCCTACAAGGAGACCTTGTTGAAGCTTGGTGGACTATTCAGGAAGAACTTTGATGTATTTGCAAACTACAAGATTGGTAAAGACAACAAGCTTACAGAAGAGATCCTTGCTGCGGGTCCTGTATTCTGA